The following nucleotide sequence is from Mytilus edulis chromosome 13, xbMytEdul2.2, whole genome shotgun sequence.
TTCTCACACTTTTGAAAACATTAATCAACACAGTTCTGTTCCGTACACAACACAAATGTATCCCGTTCAGCAACCTAGCAACCAAAATCACCATTTGCCGAAACTTACACTACCCATGTTTAACGGAGAAATTCTGACTTGGCAAACATTTTGGGACTCTTTTGAATCTTCCGTCCATTACAATGTAACACTCACAGACGTACAGAAATTTAGTTATTTAAAATCCCAGCTTGTTAATGATGCTGCAAGAACTATTGACGGGTTACCGCTCACAAACTCAAATTacatggaagctattaaactTTTAAAGGAGCGTTTCGGACAATCGCATAAGATTACAAATGCTTATATGCAAGCTATGCTAGAACTTAGAGCACCACAAAACAACCTACTCAGTCTAAGGGGTTATTACGACAAGTTAGAGGCATACATAAGAGGTCTTGAATCGTTAGGCCGCTCCGGAGAATCTTATGGTGCATTACTTATTCCGATAATACTGAACAAGCTTCCGTCAGAAATACGGCAACACTTAGCTCGTGAAAACGGTTCCGATAATTGGGAATTGATTGATTTGAGACGTGGATTTTGAAAGAAATCACTATAATTGAAGCTGGACAACGCTCGTCGTCGTTTATGGATTCAATGCAGCCTACTGCAATGACCGCATCGTTTTTGACAAGCGCTAATAGAAAAGGTACACCGAGTAAAGAAATTACATTCGATAACCGTGAGAGACAAACACAAAATATTCGACAAAAACCTTGCATATTCTGCCAGAATTTACATGACCCTGCAAAATGCCCAAATGTTACAGATAACGACACACGCCTATCAATCGTCAAAGAAAAGAAGTTATGTTTTAACTGCTTAGGATCACACCGTTCCGTAGATTGTAAATCGAAATTTCGCTGCCGCCAGTGCCATAAAAAGCACCACACAAGTCTCTGccatgaaaatacatgtactaatgaTAAGCAAACGTCAGTAAATGCCGTCGTTGATGATAGCGAAAATACATTGATCGCCGCAAGTTTTCATTCGTCTGAAGAAAAATTCCGTTCGAACGTGCTTCTAAAAACTGCCGTTGCACCAGTTGGGGGAAATCGATATATTGATACGCACATTTTGTTTGATGAAGGAGCACAGCGCTCTTTTGTTACCGAGGAGTTAGCGTCGAAAATAGATTTAGAAATACTAGGAACAGAAACCATACATTTATCGGCATTTGGAAGTACCGACAGCAAAGTCCGTCATTTGTCAAGAGCACGCGTATACGTAGAGTCGATAAATAGAACGAAAATTCCAGTTGAGGTTCTAGTAGTACCGAACATCGCCAGCCCGTTAAGCAATTACATCGGTAATGGCATACGAGAATTCAAGTACCTGAAAGGATTACGTTTAGCTCATCCGTTTACAGA
It contains:
- the LOC139500490 gene encoding uncharacterized protein, with protein sequence MNSLKEEDIEEEILNADEYKFFLNTKIRHLRKTFANKLCTDNDIPPHDHGLPSHTFENINQHSSVPYTTQMYPVQQPSNQNHHLPKLTLPMFNGEILTWQTFWDSFESSVHYNVTLTDVQKFSYLKSQLVNDAARTIDGLPLTNSNYMEAIKLLKERFGQSHKITNAYMQAMLELRAPQNNLLSLRGYYDKLEAYIRGLESLGRSGESYGALLIPIILNKLPSEIRQHLARENGSDNWELIDLRRGF